In Lysobacterales bacterium, the sequence GCGATGCCCTGGGCGTCGAACCATTCGCCGAGGGTGACGGCATCGGCCGGCATGCCCTTGTTCGACAGTTCGCCGATGGCGCGGAAGATCAGCGCGTGGTCGCGACGATAGAAGTCCTGTTCGTTGATACGGTCGGCAACCTTGTCCCAGGCCTCGGCCGAGAGCATCAGTCCACCGAGCACGGCCTGTTCGGCCTCGACCGAATTCGGCGGAACCCGCAGTGCATCGACTTTCTTCGCGGCGGGGAAGGATTCGGGACGGGCGGCCATGGCGGTACTTCCTCGGGCAGGCGTGGATGGTAGTGGCTGCAGTGTGGGTACCGTTGCAGACAAGGTTGTGGATAGATTCTGGACATCTCAGGGGCTGCGACCGTGGCGACGGTGCCGGAATGTCAACGATTCGGTGCGCACCGGTAGTCGCATCGCCGCAGTTCGCCTATCATCGCCGGGTCATGTCCGAGACCCGTGCCCTCACCATCCTGTTCGCCGACGTCAGCGGTTCGACCAAGCTGTTCGAGCTGCGCGGCGACGTCGAGGCGCGCGCCATCATCGCGCGTGTGCTCGAAGCCCTGACCGGCATTGCCGGCATCCATGGCGGCAAGCTGATCAAGACCATCGGCGACGAGATCATGTGCACCTTCCCCGGCGCGCTGAACGGCATCCTCGCCGCCGTCGACCTGCAGAAGCGGGTCTCGCACGACGCCATCTTCGTCAAGGACAACGTCGGCATCCGCATCGGTCTGCACCACGGTGACGCCTTGGTCGAGGACGGCGATGTCTATGGCGACGCGGTGAATACCGCCGCGCGCATGGCCTCGACCGCCAAGCGCGAGCAGATCGTCACCACCGCCAGCAGTCTGCGCGGCATGACCAACGTCGGCAGCATCAAGACGCGCCAGCTCGGCGCGGTGCGCGTCGCCGGCAAGATGGAACCGATCGAGATCGTCGACGTGATCTGGCAGGAAGACCTGTCCAACGTGACCACGGTGCAGCGCGCGATCCGCCTCGACGACATTCCCGGAGCCGGGGGCGCCAAGCTGACGCTGCGCTACAAGGGTCGGATGATGGAGCTGGGCGCGGCCTCGCAGCCGTTCACGCTCGGTCGCGATCCGAACTCCAGCCTGGTGATCGACGCCGAGTGGGTTTCGCGCAACCACGCCTCGATCGAGTTCAAACGCGGCTACTTCATGATCGGTGACCGCAGCACCAATGGCACCTTCGTGCGCCTCGGAGAAGACGAAGAACTGCGCCTGCACCGCGACGAGATCCATCTGCGCAAGTCCGGCACGATC encodes:
- a CDS encoding adenylate/guanylate cyclase domain-containing protein; the encoded protein is MSETRALTILFADVSGSTKLFELRGDVEARAIIARVLEALTGIAGIHGGKLIKTIGDEIMCTFPGALNGILAAVDLQKRVSHDAIFVKDNVGIRIGLHHGDALVEDGDVYGDAVNTAARMASTAKREQIVTTASSLRGMTNVGSIKTRQLGAVRVAGKMEPIEIVDVIWQEDLSNVTTVQRAIRLDDIPGAGGAKLTLRYKGRMMELGAASQPFTLGRDPNSSLVIDAEWVSRNHASIEFKRGYFMIGDRSTNGTFVRLGEDEELRLHRDEIHLRKSGTISLGQAGAINTEHILYYQCTP